In Rhodanobacter denitrificans, the sequence ATGCGGTATTCATTCTCAACTCTCCAGTACGTGGCCAGAAACACTCTGGCCTTCTTTGAAAATGACAATCGGTAACCCATGCAGAAACTTTCCCGTGTCGACCAGCAGCCATCCTCATCTTCGAACCGCGTGTCCGGTCAATCTCCGCCCATGGCGCAGAGCCTACTGCCGTACTTCGGTACGACATCAAGCGTGGATTGCCAAGACCGCGGGAGCCTTGACCGACGTCCTACTGCCCATCGTGGCTCGGCCTGAGATGGAAGGTCGGATGTGCGCATGCGATTTCCGTGATGATGTCGCTTAGCAGCTGGCGTGCTTCCTGCTCGCAGCCTCCGCAGCCACCCGAGCAGCCGGTGAGCCACTGCAATGCTTCGAAACTGCGCACCCCGGCCACCACCGCGTGGCGAATGTCCTCCTCGGTCACGCTGTGGCACACGCAAACGTCAGTCATGATCCAACTCGCGTGGCGGAGCCGTCCTGTCGTAGCCTGAGACGCGGCGGATCGCAGATGTCGGTCCTGAAGCACGGAGTCGTACCCACCATCTGACGCGAAGTCGGCACGTCAACCCGCGGCCTCGGGCAGGAGCGCAGCGGGCGTCAACCACGCCTCCAGCTGCGGCAGCGCGTTCGGTCCGAGATGCTGCTGGAATGTGTTTCGCGCCACCCCGAGTAGCCGGGCAAGTCGAGCTTCGATAGGCAAGGCCTCGTCTGCCACAAGAACCTCTAGCAGCGCACACGCGAGATCGCATTGCAGCGCGGCCCCATCGGGCAACGGAACGCGTGCTTGCGACAGCCGCTGGACGAGACGGGCGGCCATGGTGTGCGCCTCCTCCTGACTGAGCTGATCGACCGTCTCGCGCCGGTACCAGTATGAAGGGTTCGGAAATGTGGCAAGCAACGCCGACGCCGTCGTGGCAGCTACCAAAGCAACCTGGCTGTCACCGCCGAGGGCAGCACGCAGGAGGCCGACCTGCTGGTCGACCCGAAGCTCACGCAGCCATTTGATCGCGATCACGTCACCGCGATGGTGCAGCCAAACCTCTGCAATATCAGGATGAACCTCCAGGCGTGCCAAAACGGGTTTGGCAAGGCACCCGCAACCGATCTGCGGCACCGCCTCGCACACGAGCGGCACCGTGTAGAAGTGAATGAACACGAACGTCTCCCAGGGGGTGAGGTGGGTGTACGCTATGTCCGTAGTCATGTACGGAGTCAATGGGTATGGGGAAGCCATCGGAACAACTGACCATCGGTGCGTTTGCCAAAGCCGCGGGGGTCAACCTGGAAACCATCCGGTTTTATCAGCGCAAGGGGCTGCTTCCGGAACCGGACAAACCCTATGGCAGCATCCGCCGCTATGGTGATACCGATGTCGCTCGTGTGAAATTCATCAAGTCAGCGCAGCGTTTGGGCTTCAGCCTCGACGAAGTCGCACAGTTGCTCGCCCTGGAGGACGGCACCCATTGCAGTGAGGCGGCACAATTCGCCGCGCAGCACCTGGCCGACGTGCGGGGACGCCTGAAAGACCTCAAGCGCATGGAAACCGTACTGGCTCGATTGGTCGCGCAATGTCATTCGCATCGCGGCACCATTACCTGCCCCCTCATCGCCTCCCTGCATGGCCGTTGAGACGTCCTGCCGGCGACGCCTGACAGCCTGGCGCACTCTTTGGTGGATCAGCCGGACATGAAGGCAAGCTGTTCGCCGGCTTATCGGCAATGCCCCGTCAGCAGCCGCGTGATGCGCGACCGAAACTGGTCAGGGGTCAACGTCGTGATCGGTTCGCGCTGCGGCCATACCTTCAGGATGGCGGCTCGGAAATTGGCGGGCGTGCTGCCTTGCTCGGGACCAATGATGTAGGTCGGCACCGTGGTGACCGCGTAGTGCGGGTACATCTGCCGCGCGACGTCTTCGAACCGACCATGATCGGTGGCGCCTTCGGCAAACACCAGCAAAGCCACCCATGCACCGCAGCGGTCGCAACGCACTTCTTCGACGGGGATGGTGCCGCCGGGCAGCGAGTGCTTTGCCGCCAAGGGTGGTGGTGGCGTACTGCTCGGACCGCGAATGGACTCCAGCGCCGTCACGATCTGGTGCGACAGGGGTTCCAATATCGCGCGCCGCTGGGCAAACATCGCCTCCCGTTCGTCGCCGGCGATGTCGGTGACCACGCAGGTTTCGCCGGACGCGGTACCTGTGACGCGCAGGCGTCCCAACTCCCCCAGTTCGGCGTGCCGAAAGACGTAGGCGATACCGTCCGGCAAAGGGTCGCGGTGAAAGGACACATCCGGTGGCAGCTTTAATCCGGCAGCCGCTTCGGCGGGCGATTTGCGTTGGGAGGTCATGCGGGATTCCGTGCGAACGCGTGGCGGCTTCCAACGACGTTAACGCATGTTCCGCAGCACCGGCCTGACCGGCTGCAGGGTGGGCAGCAACCGCGCCATGTACCGCTCGACCGGGAACAGGAACAGCCCGCGAAAATTCACGAGACGCTCCTGGATCGGCGCGATATGGCGCAGGTTCTCGGGCACCGCGAGGGCTGCGATGTCGGCGGGCAAGGTCGCGAGCGATTGCTGCATGCGCGCCGTGGTCCACGCCATGACGATGTTGCTCAACAGCGTGATGGCGGAGGAGACACTTCGGAGGCGCGCGTTGTGGCTCATCTGATGCCGCGGCACCTTGCCCGTTTCCAGCGCATGCTCCAGCACATGGACACGTTCCCCGTGATTGAGGGTGCGCAGGATTTCCCGGCGGAAGTCGGGTAGCGTGAACCAGCGGCACAGATAGAGCGTGAGTAGCAATCGGCCGATCTGGACGCCCGCGTCGTACAACTGCTCACCGGCCGCGGCGGAGCCGAAGCGGGACAGGATGTCGACCGCGCTCGCTTTGCCGACATGGGTGGAGGCCGCCATGCGGACCCATTCATCCCATACGGGCTCCACCTTCTCAGGATGCGCTCGGTTCTTGGCGATCACGCTGCGCAGCCCCTCGGGCACCGTCATCGCCGGGGTCACATACAGCTTGTGTGCGCTGGCATCACGCAGCCGTGGGCACATATCCTTTCCCACCGTTTTCGCCAAGAACATGCCGAATTCGGTTTGACCGTGCGTATCCACCGCCAATTGGTTGATCGTGACCGTGCTTTGGCGAAGGACCCCTTCCAAGGCCACACCCTGTTGCCGTTCGCCGAGCACGACGGGCTGGTCGTGAAAGATGCCCCAGCGGTCATGGATGTGCGTGTAGATGCCAATCGACTTCTTCTTCGTGCGCGGGTCGCGACGTGCCAGGGGGCTGCTCTTGACGGTTTCACGACTCATCATGTCCGCGGACGCCAGATCGGCGCGTCCCCAGGATTCGGCAATGGGGTGGCTGTGCATGTACTCGAAGACGGCGGTATTGGCTTCCCGTAAGCGCTTTTCTTGGGCGATCCAACGCATGCTCTGATTGACGGCATCCGCGGAGAGGCCCGGCATCATGCGCGCCGTATCGGCGGCGGACAATGCCGTGCCGTGCGCAAGAAGACCGGCATACACCAAGCGCAACTCATCGATCGAGCGCGGCTCGCGGCCCAGCAGCGTCCAGCTGAAGCGGGTGTGGCTGTCCACTTCCATCATGACGCCCGGCAGCTCTTCCGCTCCCATGCGCTCCATCAGGGCATCCCGAAGCACCATCACGGCTTCCGGCACGTCCTCCGCCGGGAGTTTGGGCAAGTGCACACCGTCTCTGTCCACGGTGACGTCGCCAGCCTGCGCGGCTTCACTCAGGTGCTGGAGCTGCTTGGACACTTCCTCGACCAGCGGACCGGTGAATTCCTTCGCGTCGCGGGGCAGCTTCAAGCGCGCGTAATGATGCGTCTTGCTCTTGGTCCATTCCGCGGACGGAATCAGCATGCTTTCGCGACTGCGGAAGCTGAAACTGTGCGCGACATACACGCTGCCGTTCTTCAGGGCACGGCGTAACGCCAGCAGCGTCGCCACCTCGAAGGCCTGCAGGGCACGTTGCCGGTCGGGATTTGCCAGCATGTCGTCCCACACTTTGCCGAGGTGAACCGGTATCGCCTCGGGCAGTGCTGGTTTGCGCTGCAGATAGATCTCGCGCAAGGCGTCCAGCGCCTGACGAACCGGGTGCGGCGCCACGCTCTCAAAGGGAAGCGCACACAGCATTTTCAACAGCGAGCGCGAGTGGCGGTTGTTTTTGAGGAGGAGTTGTTCACGGGTCAGGTGCGCTCGGCTGAGTTTCTTGCCGCCGCCGACCTGTTCCACCGCACGCAGAATCGCCGCACGCAGATCCTCTTCGCGAAGGGAGCGATCGAGGGCCAGCTCGCGGACTTCCTTCGCAAAGGTGGTCAGCGTGCGCGCACGCGCCTCGGCGGATTGGACCACGGCGCGCATCCCGTTGCCCCAAAGATCGGCTACGTGTTGGCGCGTCATGGCCAGCACCCGGTCCGTGGCGGTGCACAGCGCCGTCTGCAGGTAACAGGCGACCTCGATGGTCCGGCGCGTTGCCGCAATACGCTTACTCGCCGCGGGTGGCCGATCTGCCATCGCCTGGGCGTAATGGCGCTTGATGTGATCCGACACGGAAGGCATGGGGTGTGCGGCCACACCGAGTTGGGTCAGGTATTGGATCCGCTCGAACTGTTCGCGAATCTGGGGGAGCGACTGCCGGCGTGGTGCTTGCGCAAGCCATTCCTGAAAGGAAAGACCAGAGCGATGGGGTTCGTCGCAGGCCCGCACCCACGCATCGAGGACAGTGAAAGGGGCGTCCTTCTGCAGCACGGTGCCGAGTTCATCCTCGGCCAGCTTTAGCGCGACATCGATGGCGCTCTTCAGTGGGCGCTCGCCCTCAATGAGGATGCCGTGCTCGTACAGCCACGTTTTGACGTGTGTTTTCAAACGATGACGATCGAACTCGGACAGCACCTCGACACGCAGGTAGCGCACCAGGGCACGGCGCTGGTGTTCGGACATGCGACCAAAACCCAACGTTTCCATGGCGGCGTTCTGGTGCGCGAACAAGGTCGGCCGGCGGCGATATAGCGAGCGGAGCGAGGCAATATCCGGCGTCGTGATCTCCAGCGTTTTGCCTAGATGTGCCCATAGCTCGGCAGGGACTACTTTGACGGCCGCAAGCACGCTGCCAGTCATCCGGATGAAGCCGATCTGCAACGCCAGGCCCAGCCGGTGCAGCGCGTCGCGCTTGGCGAGAATGACGCGCCGTTCCTTGGCCGAGTAAGTGAAGAAGGCATGGAGCTCGAACTGATTGAGCTCCTTGGGAATGGTGCGCAGCCCAAGATACGGCGCCTGCCAGTACTGCATGCCTACCTCCGGCCTTTCCGTGGAGAAGATCTGAGGCTAACAGCAAACTGTTGATTTTATGAAGATTGCTTCCCGGGCGCCTACATTATTCCCCGTCAAATCAAAGAGTTGCTTGACGAGGCTAAGCGTTACTATTTGCACCTAAAACAAGGTGACACCGTGACCACGATCACCGTGCCGTCCGGGAGCGTGATCGTGCACTCGCCGCTGGGACTGCACTCGACCTGCTGGGCCTGGGGCGTGGAGAAGGCACCGGCCGGAGTCGTGGTCGGGGTCGGCGCGGGCCTTGCCGGCGGCGCCTGGACGGCGCTGGCGGTACCGGCCATGGCGACCAGGGCGGCGGCGATCACGAGGGTCTGCTTGAGCTTCATCGGAACGTCCTTCGGGCTGGCGTCGCGGATTGCGACCGTTCCATGGCACCACCAGCCGCCGATGCGGCAACTCCTCTTGCTCCAGCCTGCCCAGATCCCGCAGCGGCCGGCGCAGGTAAGTTACTCCGTCCAGCGCAGACGTTCCGGACCCCGCAACGCGCGCATGTGCTGGACAACATCCGGCCTTGGATTGCACAATCCAATGGCAAACGGAGGGGTTCATATATGGTCCGACCGCTTTCGGCTCCGCTCCCGACGCCTAAGATGGCCGACGAGCTGCAGCAGGCTTTCGACTACTTCAATGAGCGACTATTCCACGGCGTGCTGCCGCCTTGCTTGATCACGCTCCAGCGCGAACGGGCCACCTTCGGTTACTTCCACGCGAAACGCTTTGTGAGCGCCGATGGTCGGGCGTTTACGCACGAGCTGGCACTCAATCCCAGCTACTTTGTCGCGCGCACCCTCAAGGCCACGCTAAGCACCCTGTGCCACGAGCTCGTGCATCTGCAACAGGAAATCTGTGGAACGCCTGGCCGCCGCGGCTATCACAATGCCGAGTGGGCGACTTTCATGAAGTGCATCGGGCTCATGCCATCCGACACGGGCGCTCCTGGTGGTCGGGAGACCGGCGAGCGCGTATCGCACTACATCGTCGATGGTGGCTTATTCGACGTGGCCGCCGACGATCTTCTCAACGACCAGTTCGTGCTGTCGTGGATCGACCGCTATGCCACTGCCGTCCCAGTCGGCATGCGGGTGCCGGAGAACTATCGAGCGAAGGAAATTCCCAACACGACGGCCCCTCAAATTCCCGACCCAGCGAACGATGGAGATGTGGGCCCATTGCAGGCTTCTTCGCAACTCACTTCCTTGGCCGCCTCCGAGCTTTTGGATGAAATCGACCCCCGAGACATGCCCGAGGTGGCGTACCGCGGTACCGCGCAACTCATCAAGTGGCCCTCGGATGCGCGCAACGGCTCCCGTCGCACAAAATACAAGTGCCCTGGTTGCAAGGCGCAAGTCTGGGGCAAGCCCAAGTTGGACATTCGCTGTGGACATTGTGGCGGCCGTCAGTACGAGGTCGAAACGGACGTCCACGCCTACGGCGCCCGACGTACCGCTGAGTTGAAGAACTGACCAGCGCTCCGCGGTGCTAGGCCGCGAGACGGTGCTCGTAGTACGGGCGCGGGCGATCGTCGAGGATGGCGTATTGCGCCGACAGGTTCGTCGGGTCGGGCTGCAACCACGCGTCGAGATTTTCGGGCTTGATCTGGATGACGAAGCGGTCGTGTCCTGCCGCGGCCACCTCCGGCGGCGGGTCATCGGTGATGGCGGCGAACGAGTAGAGGTCCTGCTCCCCTGCGCGTCCCTTCGTGCAGGACCACAGGCACGCAATCATCATGTACTGTCGCGGCTCCGGGCGGAACTCCAGCACCACGTTTTCTGGCGCCTCCCCAGGCACTAGCTCGCGACCTTCGGCGGCGTGCCGCCACACGTTCTCGTACACCGCGTCGGCAACGATGACGCCGTGCTGGTGGCCAAAGAGCCGCCCCCACGACGCTTCGAGGCGATCGCGGCGGGCGTTGTAGGACCCCGGGTATTTGCGCTCGACGGCCTCCGTCCATCCAGGCATGCGGCATTGGTATCGCATGGGCACGAGGATGCGCCGGCCTTCGTGGGCAATCAGAACGGGCGCGTAGCTGCCGGGGTAGATTCGCGCATCGTTCGGCTCCAAGGTCTTGCGCTCCAACACCCGAAGAGCGCGCTGGGCCGCTTGTACCTTGTTGGTCGCGATGCGCGCCTCGTTCGCCGCCTTCTTCGTCGGGCGCGGCGAGTCGAGCACAACCTGTGCATCAGCAAGGCGCTCGGATTGCTCGGTGATCTCCTTGCGCAGTTGGTCGGCACGGGTGCGATCACCTTCGGCGACGAGCTTGGCCAGCCCCATCTCCTCTGGCCCGCGCGGATGCCGAAAACTGGCACGCATGGCCTTGGGAATCTTTTGCCATCCGCCGTCGGCGTTCTTCTGCCAGAACAACGCTGCGTAGCGCCGGATGCTCAGCTCCGCGCCAAACTCCCGTTCGTAGTCCCTGAAGCCCGCCCACACCTCGGCCGAGTAGCACATAACCGCTTCCTCGTATGTCGCCTAACTGTCCATCCTACCCGCTCGATGTCATCGGTGTGGCGACCGCGGGGCAGCCGGCGTCATCGTCTACCCGGCACCTGGCGGCCCGCCGTTGCATGGAGTTATCAGCGTGGTAGAACACCATCTCCAACGAGGAGGGCTAGTTCATGGATACGCTTCCGGTGATCGGTGACCAGGTGCATTTTCCTGGCAACCTGGTTGTCGGCCCGTGCGATGGCGTCGTCGAGAACGTCCGGCGCGCCTTTCGGCTCGGGACGCGAGTCGCGCTTCCCGTCACGGATTGGTTCGCGAGGATTCGTCCGGACGCGTTGCCAAAGCCGTGGGCGTACGGATCGCGTTCGAGTGTTTTCGAAGCGCGCGTGGGGGACCTAGAGTCGATCCCGCAAAGGGCCGCCTCGGTCACCGGCCCGCGCGACGGGGGTGCTGCGGCGGTGTGACCTCGGTGGGCCATCGCTTCTGCCCACCACCCGCCCTTCCGTCCGAGTCTGACGCTCTGCCCATCTCAGTCTCGATCGAGGCGCGCGACGTGCGCAGCGATGAGGTGTGTCACACCGTCCACGTGCTCGATCCGACCGTCCACGCGCACAGGCCCACCGGACCGCAGCGCGATCGCGCATTCCTCCGCCAGATCCGGCCATACCACGACGTTCAGCCACGCTGTTTCGTCCTCGAGCGTGAGAAAGGTCACGCCGCGTGCCGCCGGCGGCCGCTGGCGCAAACCGATCAGGCCAACGACGCGCATTCGCCGCTGGTGCGGTGCTCGACGTGCCTCATCCAGAGTCGCCACGCCACGTCCCGCGAGCGC encodes:
- a CDS encoding (2Fe-2S)-binding protein, coding for MTDVCVCHSVTEEDIRHAVVAGVRSFEALQWLTGCSGGCGGCEQEARQLLSDIITEIACAHPTFHLRPSHDGQ
- the merR gene encoding Hg(II)-responsive transcriptional regulator gives rise to the protein MGKPSEQLTIGAFAKAAGVNLETIRFYQRKGLLPEPDKPYGSIRRYGDTDVARVKFIKSAQRLGFSLDEVAQLLALEDGTHCSEAAQFAAQHLADVRGRLKDLKRMETVLARLVAQCHSHRGTITCPLIASLHGR
- a CDS encoding Tn3 family transposase, producing the protein MQYWQAPYLGLRTIPKELNQFELHAFFTYSAKERRVILAKRDALHRLGLALQIGFIRMTGSVLAAVKVVPAELWAHLGKTLEITTPDIASLRSLYRRRPTLFAHQNAAMETLGFGRMSEHQRRALVRYLRVEVLSEFDRHRLKTHVKTWLYEHGILIEGERPLKSAIDVALKLAEDELGTVLQKDAPFTVLDAWVRACDEPHRSGLSFQEWLAQAPRRQSLPQIREQFERIQYLTQLGVAAHPMPSVSDHIKRHYAQAMADRPPAASKRIAATRRTIEVACYLQTALCTATDRVLAMTRQHVADLWGNGMRAVVQSAEARARTLTTFAKEVRELALDRSLREEDLRAAILRAVEQVGGGKKLSRAHLTREQLLLKNNRHSRSLLKMLCALPFESVAPHPVRQALDALREIYLQRKPALPEAIPVHLGKVWDDMLANPDRQRALQAFEVATLLALRRALKNGSVYVAHSFSFRSRESMLIPSAEWTKSKTHHYARLKLPRDAKEFTGPLVEEVSKQLQHLSEAAQAGDVTVDRDGVHLPKLPAEDVPEAVMVLRDALMERMGAEELPGVMMEVDSHTRFSWTLLGREPRSIDELRLVYAGLLAHGTALSAADTARMMPGLSADAVNQSMRWIAQEKRLREANTAVFEYMHSHPIAESWGRADLASADMMSRETVKSSPLARRDPRTKKKSIGIYTHIHDRWGIFHDQPVVLGERQQGVALEGVLRQSTVTINQLAVDTHGQTEFGMFLAKTVGKDMCPRLRDASAHKLYVTPAMTVPEGLRSVIAKNRAHPEKVEPVWDEWVRMAASTHVGKASAVDILSRFGSAAAGEQLYDAGVQIGRLLLTLYLCRWFTLPDFRREILRTLNHGERVHVLEHALETGKVPRHQMSHNARLRSVSSAITLLSNIVMAWTTARMQQSLATLPADIAALAVPENLRHIAPIQERLVNFRGLFLFPVERYMARLLPTLQPVRPVLRNMR
- a CDS encoding SprT-like domain-containing protein, with protein sequence MADELQQAFDYFNERLFHGVLPPCLITLQRERATFGYFHAKRFVSADGRAFTHELALNPSYFVARTLKATLSTLCHELVHLQQEICGTPGRRGYHNAEWATFMKCIGLMPSDTGAPGGRETGERVSHYIVDGGLFDVAADDLLNDQFVLSWIDRYATAVPVGMRVPENYRAKEIPNTTAPQIPDPANDGDVGPLQASSQLTSLAASELLDEIDPRDMPEVAYRGTAQLIKWPSDARNGSRRTKYKCPGCKAQVWGKPKLDIRCGHCGGRQYEVETDVHAYGARRTAELKN
- a CDS encoding SOS response-associated peptidase family protein, encoding MCYSAEVWAGFRDYEREFGAELSIRRYAALFWQKNADGGWQKIPKAMRASFRHPRGPEEMGLAKLVAEGDRTRADQLRKEITEQSERLADAQVVLDSPRPTKKAANEARIATNKVQAAQRALRVLERKTLEPNDARIYPGSYAPVLIAHEGRRILVPMRYQCRMPGWTEAVERKYPGSYNARRDRLEASWGRLFGHQHGVIVADAVYENVWRHAAEGRELVPGEAPENVVLEFRPEPRQYMMIACLWSCTKGRAGEQDLYSFAAITDDPPPEVAAAGHDRFVIQIKPENLDAWLQPDPTNLSAQYAILDDRPRPYYEHRLAA